One Nocardioides aromaticivorans genomic window carries:
- a CDS encoding metal-sensitive transcriptional regulator, with translation MKLEPEEIKAIITRLKRANGHLASVIRMLEEGAECEDALMQLAAVNKAVGRGGYALVATGLQKCLVEGGPDSVDAKKMEKLFLALA, from the coding sequence GGAGATCAAGGCGATCATCACCCGCCTCAAGCGGGCCAACGGCCACCTGGCGTCGGTGATCCGGATGCTCGAGGAGGGCGCGGAGTGCGAGGACGCGCTGATGCAGCTCGCCGCCGTCAACAAGGCGGTCGGGCGCGGCGGCTACGCGCTGGTCGCCACCGGCCTGCAGAAGTGCCTGGTCGAGGGCGGCCCGGACAGCGTCGACGCGAAGAAGATGGAGAAGCTCTTCCTCGCGCTGGCCTGA
- a CDS encoding alpha/beta hydrolase: protein MTTSPTFTDEHLPASPRAIALVLHGGAEHGTMPVDGRSLSWRRGRALARHLAGPLNGDGIGVVLLRYRVKGWNAAAGALPSPVPDARWALDALAAEHGLPVAVVGHSMGARTGVAVADHPSVRGVVALAPWLPPSDPVEPLAGKVLRAAHGRRDRITSARATRKYVERASAVADAEFTDMGAVGHYLLRRTSLWNAWATASVREVLA, encoded by the coding sequence GTGACCACCTCCCCGACGTTCACCGACGAGCACCTTCCCGCCTCGCCACGCGCGATCGCGCTGGTCCTGCACGGCGGTGCCGAGCACGGCACCATGCCGGTCGACGGCCGCAGCCTGTCGTGGCGCCGCGGCCGCGCGCTGGCCCGCCACCTCGCCGGCCCGCTGAACGGCGACGGCATCGGCGTGGTGCTGCTGCGCTACCGGGTCAAGGGCTGGAACGCCGCCGCCGGCGCACTCCCCTCGCCCGTCCCGGACGCGCGGTGGGCGCTGGATGCCCTCGCCGCCGAGCACGGCCTGCCCGTCGCGGTCGTCGGCCACTCGATGGGCGCCCGCACCGGCGTCGCCGTCGCGGACCACCCGTCCGTGCGCGGCGTCGTCGCGCTCGCCCCGTGGCTGCCGCCCAGCGACCCGGTCGAGCCACTGGCCGGCAAGGTCCTGCGCGCCGCCCACGGCCGCCGGGACCGGATCACCTCCGCCCGCGCGACGAGGAAGTACGTCGAGCGGGCGAGCGCCGTCGCCGACGCGGAGTTCACCGACATGGGCGCCGTCGGGCACTACCTCCTGCGCCGCACGTCGCTCTGGAACGCCTGGGCCACCGCGTCCGTGCGCGAGGTCCTCGCCTGA